The Carassius auratus strain Wakin chromosome 21, ASM336829v1, whole genome shotgun sequence sequence CACTTCCTGTTCCTCCAGCCCCTCCAGCAGACGGAGCGCGTCTTTATTCACACCGCGTCTCTTGGCCAGCACCAGAGGAGTGCCTCCGTTGTGATTACTGTTCAGATCAAAAAGCATGGACATAAAGCGGTCAGAGTTTTTGTGGCAACTAAAGGTTAATTCATGAGTCCTCCTCGAGCGAGACAGCACATTTCAGGGAACTGGCCTTTTAGATATGTGGACTGTTAGttaggggttttcaaactggggtcTGGGGCCCTCGGGAGACCACAAGGGGGAGCTAAAGGGTCAGCAGAAAAAAAGATAGTAAAGTGGGAAAAtaataaatggaataaaaaaagttACTCAGAGTGTTCAGAATATGATATTATGCTTAAAGTCTGGCCAGAAATCCTGAACAGAAAGTAATTTCCAGATCATACTGTACACATTTATTCTATTTCACATATACACgtacaattacattttctttatgtTCAAAAAAACTCTTGTTCACCAAGAcagcatttgatcaaaaatatattaaatataattacaaatcaACTGTTTCCTacatgaatatattgtaaaatgtaacttttttagagtcaaagctgaatttccagcatcgttactccagtcttcagactgtcacatgatccatcattctaataagctgatttgccttttaagaaatatttcagattatttaaaaaaaaaacatttatatatatttatattttttttgtaagattataaatgtcaatgtaaatgtaaaaatataaatgtaaaatgttatgtgttgctgaatagaaatatttatttattatcttttaaactGTTGTGTACTgtatctttttaatatttttatctatgtttatatcatattattttatgtgATCATTATATTTAGAGGTCTTTGCCTTTGAAAACTTCCATCAGTTATTTCTTAGTTtagatttttctaaataaaatatacataagtgTCATGGCATTTGTGACTGGTAAGGTACCTTGGAATAGCATGTGAATGCTAGTATAGGACAACGGTAATTCAGTGTCATTATATACAGTGGCATGCGAAAGTGTGGGCACCCCTTGcataatctgtgaaaatgtgaaaaattttaacaaaataagagagatcatactgaatgcatgtcatttttttatttagtactgtcctgagtaagatattgtacataaaagatgtttacattatgtccacaacaaaaaaaaatgctgaaattattaaaatagtcccattcagaagtttgttggttcttaatactgtgtgctgttacctggatgattgataaccgtttttttttctgttttgggatagttgttcatgagtcccttgttctgaacagttaaactgagaactgttcttcagaaatcttgaaaGATGGGCTTTAAGGTCCtgaagattcttcagttttccagtttctttgcatatttgaaccatttccagcagtgactgtatgattttgagatacatcttttcacactgaggacaattgaggcactcaaacacaactattaaaagtATGATCTCTCTTTGTTTGTTagaattattcacattttcacagattctgcaagggtttCCCAAACTTTCGCGTACCACTGTATAATAACTGTACCATGGTACCCATCACAAGATCATGAGGACACTGACCAGATGTCAATCTTGAGGCCGTTGGACACCAGGAACTGGATGGTCTCTACATGCCCACACATGTGCAGTGCCGTGTTGCCTTGTGAGTCGGTGGCCAACAGATCAGCACCAAACTTATGCAGCAGAGAGCAGATCTCCACGTTCCCCCGAGCGGCAGCCAGGTGCAGTCCGGTGCGTCCGCGGCAGTCCCGGGTGTTGGGGTCGGATCCGGACTCCAGGAGCCGTTTAGTGTGAGCGAGGTCCCCATCGATACAGGCCTGTAGCAGAGGCACCGTGGTCTGCAGGGAGTCACTGATGAACACGTAGGACATTTTGCACCTGATATCTGAGATCTGgaaatataaatcacatttgtAACATATTTGGAACAGCTGACAACATGACACATCataatgtcatatttaaaaaCTACTTTGATGTTAGTTTTCTAATTTCTTTATAGTCATCATGcagtcttaatatatatatatatatatatatatatatatatatatatatatatatatatatatatatttttttttttttttacaaattcatcTTTTCACACCACACAGCAATTAACAAATTGTATACAGTTGCTTAAAAAGGCTAAAAACACAGAGCCCCTAAAGTACACATCAGACGTTTAATGCACcaaacatttaacaggttaaagctTCAAAAACGGTAAACGTTTATTAAATAAAGGTTATTAATTGTGCTGAAAGTATCATTTAGATTACATGACAACTAAACTTGACGAATGATAACAAGCTAGCGGACTAGCTTGGTCAAGATAGTATGTTATTCAACAAAGCAAACGACTGTGAACATTTAATAACTTCCTTTAAAGAACTTATACTTATAGAAGGTTAATCAATACCTCGGAGGGATATCTTGAATGTATCTTTCCAAATCCACAGCTTTCACAGCCTCTGTTGTgggaaaatagaaataaaaatgatgtgaaaAGAAAAGATGGAGGGTCACTAGACTACAAGCCCCAgtacaattaataataacaaatatttgacTTCCGCCTCTGAGCCTCAAAATCTGGTCAGTGTAGTTTTTTCTGGCGGTCTTGACTATTAGAACGACTTAGAGATGGACTACgtttcccataatgcactgcgaATGTTTTTATATTCGATGACGGCCGAGGATGGAGGCAGGTAGGGAATTTATAGAAACAAAATAAGCAAAATATCAGCGATTCCTTGATTCGTTCGGTTGACAACGTTAAGGCGATGTTTTAAGTTAGAAAATCGTCGGCAGAGATCTGCTAGCGATTCCAACAGAGGACATTTCGTAACTGAGTCTCAAGTTTTCTCATTGTTCTTCAGTGGCCTGTGCGTCTCTCacttaaaaacacaaagaaatagAGTTCGTCTGCTCCacgagttgttgttgttgtgcttcAGATGACCAAAGTTATTACTCTGTATGTTGACACTGCCTCTAACAACAAAAATTACCATGGTAAAACCATGTTTGTGGACTTTTACCATGCTATGTACCATGGTATTCAAGTTCCTTAGAGTAGAGTGTTAGATTGTTGATGTCAAAAGTACCTCTGTGTTGCTGTTTGATCAGAAATGTATTGTGATTGTGTCACAGCACTAACTTTTCACCAATTTTTCCAGTTCTAGCCAAGTATGAGAATCAAATCAACGCTTTCTCAGAGTTCCTAGAAGACCTGCCGGATGTAGACGAGCCGGTGTGGATCTTGGGAGCATGTTATAATCTTAAAACAAGTAAGACAGGCCATAATGCAGTGGCATTTTGCTTTCAAAATTAATTAACTACtgcatataaacacactcactctTATCAAATTGGATTTTGGATATCAGCATCAGCCATTAACACCCGAACCACTAATTAAGATATTAAATCTGGGTTTCTcttgtccttgttacagtgttattaaacaGTTATACTAAAAGTAATACGTATGAACAAAATATAGTTACCATAGGATTCAGGATTAGTTGCTTCTAACTAAGCATCTTTTACTGTATACATTACTCTGACGATCAAAGAGTTTTCttgtttttcaaagaagtttCTTCCACTCtccaaggctccatttatttaatcaagacaGCGTAATATTAGGAAATACTTTTACAACTTAAAGGGGTAATTTtctatgtgtttatattttaaaacacaattttcagcaccgttactccagtcttcagtgtcacatgatccttcacatgaaagcattttaatatgtgaccatggaccacaaaatcagttttAAGTGTCAAATTTTCAAAATTGAAATTCATGAATCATGAGTAAatcagctttccattgatgtctggtttgttaggaggacaatatttgtctgaggtgcaactatttgaaaatctggactcTGAgcgagcaaaaaaatctaaatattgagaaaatcatctttaaagttgttcaaattaattcttagcaatattactaatcaaaaatttagttttaatatatttactgtaggaaattgccaaaatatcatcatggaacatgatctttgcttaaaATCCCAAtaatttttggcattaaaaatatatatcatttcgACCCATACAAtgaattgttggctattgctactaatataccccagagacttcagactgcttttgtgctccagggtcacatatgctgatttggtgctcatgtcTAATTATTAGCAATGATCACTTTCCAGAGAAACCTGAGCTGCTGTCGGATGTGCGCTCACGACTGTGGTTCACATATAGGAAGAAGTTTTCTCCCATAGGTAAGTAGCAAGTAAACTAGTCTAGCTTAATGGAATTGAGCTGATTCAGTCTTGATTGGATGATGCTCTGTGTCTGTGGTTTGCAGGAGGAACAGGCCCTTCATCAGACGCGGGATGGGGCTGCATGCTCCGCTGTGGACAGATGATCCTCGCGCAGGCTTTGGTCTGCAGGCACCTCGGTCGAGGTAAGCAAATGCTGAAGCTTCTCCAGGATTTTATATTTGGACTGCAGCACCCTTTAGTATCACATACTGCAACTCTGAAGTGCTCTGCTTCTCTGTGTGTTGTAGACTGGAGATGGGATCCAGAGAAACGTCAGCCCAAAGAGTATCATCGCATCTTGCACTGCTTTTTAGACAAGAAG is a genomic window containing:
- the LOC113038275 gene encoding ankyrin repeat domain-containing protein 46-like → MSYVFISDSLQTTVPLLQACIDGDLAHTKRLLESGSDPNTRDCRGRTGLHLAAARGNVEICSLLHKFGADLLATDSQGNTALHMCGHVETIQFLVSNGLKIDICNHNGGTPLVLAKRRGVNKDALRLLEGLEEQEVKGFNRSSHSSLEKMHMAENESAMESHSLLNPQLHHGDGVLSSFRTTWQEFVEDLGFWRVLLLLLVIALLSLGIAYYVSGVLPFTSNQLELVH